One segment of Fusarium oxysporum f. sp. lycopersici 4287 chromosome 7, whole genome shotgun sequence DNA contains the following:
- a CDS encoding chitin synthase 2 codes for MDPNMSRPPDYSLPPYDDEDLHHTPTGYSPAAVRLLTSEEHYDSHTIRSPRNLNYQPSVRSSRSGSIFDDAPSMAPPGGSYVSYGMHDDGSPQRPWTPSSRVSGFTRSDLSRPPPSDGMYEPSDLNGSPRPGTPSSRYGGSPRRPLPPAPLFSNSRQPVPPIADDATISIPLHDTYDDDVFAPESDLSDARPHPVDRSSYMSSESQDTLNEGDMEDYDKVEHYGPAPTGAQERRGVRAPQMSRKEVQLINGELVLECKIPTILYSFLPRRGEVEFTHMRYTAVTCDPDDFVERGYTLRQTFGKTVRETELFICVTMYNEDEIGFTRTMHAVMKNISHFCSRSRSRTWGETGWQKIVVCIVSDGREKIHPRTLDALAAMGVYQHGIAKNFVNNRAVQAHVYEYTTQVSLDSDLKFKGAEKGIVPCQMIFCLKEKNQRKLNSHRWFFNAFGKALNPNVCILLDVGTRPSGTSLYHLWKAFDTDSNVAGACGEIKAMKGRLGANLLNPLVASQNFEYKMSNILDKPLESVFGYITVLPGALSAYRYHALQNDETGHGPLSQYFKGETLHGQHADVFTANMYLAEDRILCWELVAKRGERWVLKYVKGCTGETDVPDTVPEFISQRRRWLNGAFFAAVYSLVHFKQIWFTDHTLARKILLHMEFLYQFIQLMFTFFSLANFYLTFYFVAGGLTDPKVDPFGHNIATVIFHILRYACVLLISTQFILSLGNRPQGSKKLYLISMIIYSIIMVYTTFATFYIIIHQLTSKDDKIEMGDNVFTNMIVSILSTIGMYFIMSILYLDPWHMITSSAQYFILLPSYICTLQVYAFCNTHDVTWGTKGDNVMKTDLGGAVGKGETVELEMPSEQLDIDSGYDEALRNLRDRLEVPESPPSESQLQEDYYKSVRTYLVLTWMIGNGILGMAVSEIYSARGIGDNYYLRFLLWSVAALAVFRAIGSTTFAVLNVINMIVEGRVRLSLKAPRWMGGLKERVNDKMSSVSSNLRS; via the exons ATGGACCCGAATATGTCGCGCCCGCCCGACTACAGCCTCCCTCCCTATGATGACGAGGACCTTCATCACACACCCACCGGTTACAGTCCCGCTGCTGTGAGACTGTTGACATCCGAAGAACACTACGACTCTCATAC TATCCGAAGTCCTCGAAACCTCAACTATCAGCCGAGTGTTCGATCATCGAGATCCGGTTCCATCTTCGACGATGCCCCATCAATGGCGCCCCCAGGGGGTTCCTACGTGTCCTATGGTATGCATGATGATGGCTCTCCCCAGCGACCCTGGACGCCCTCGTCACGGGTGTCCGGATTCACAAGATCCGACTTATCAAGACCTCCTCCTTCAGATGGCATGTATGAGCCTTCCGATCTGAATGGGAGCCCCAGACCAGGAACACCATCCTCGAGATACGGCGGCAGTCCAAGACGTCCACTCCCTCCGGCACCTCTCTTTTCAAACTCAAGGCAGCCTGTCCCGCCAATTGCAGACGATGCGACTATCTCTATTCCTTTGCATGATACTTACGACGACGATGTCTTTGCGCCTGAATCCGACCTGAGTGATGCACGACCTCATCCAGTTGACCGCAGCTCATATATGTCTTCTGAGTCGCAAGACACACTAAACGAGGGAGACATGGAAGACTACGACAAGGTTGAGCATTATGGCCCTGCCCCGACTGGTGCACAAGAGAGAAGAGGCGTTCGCGCACCTCAAATGTCAAGAAAGGAGGTCCAGCTCATCAACGGTGAGCTGGTGCTGGAGTGTAAAATCCCGACAATTCTGTACAGTTTCTTGCCTCGAAGAGGCGAGGTTGAGTTCACTCACATGCGTTACACCGCTGTTACGTGCGACCCTGATGATTTTGTCGAAAGAGGCTACACATTGCGACAAACCTTTGGCAAGACTGTTCGAGAGACGGAATTGTTCATTTGTGTCACTATGTACAACGAAGATGAAATAGGATTCACTCGAACGATGCATGCCGTCATGAAGAACATCTCGCACTTCTGCTCTCGATCGCGCTCCCGTACCTGGGGTGAGACTGGATGGCAAAAGATTGTCGTCTGCATTGTCTCTGATGGTCGAGAGAAGATCCACCCTCGCACTCTAGATGCGCTCGCTGCCATGGGTGTCTACCAGCACGGTATCGCAAAGAATTTTGTCAACAACCGCGCTGTGCAAGCACACGTCTACGAATACACAACCCAGGTCTCTCTCGATTCCGacctcaagttcaagggTGCCGAGAAGGGCATTGTTCCTTGCCAAATGATCTTCTGTCTCAAGGAAAAGAACCAGCGTAAGCTAAACTCTCACCGTTGGTTCTTCAATGCCTTTGGAAAGGCTCTCAACCCGAACGTCTGCATTTTGCTGGATGTTGGTACTCGCCCCAGTGGCACCTCACTGTACCATCTCTGGAAGGCCTTCGATACTGACTCCAACGTCGCTGGTGCTTGTGGAGAGATTAAAGCGATGAAGGGCAGACTGGGCGCTAACCTGCTCAATCCTCTCGTTGCGTCCCAGAACTTCGAGTATAAAATGTCCAACATCCTTGATAAGCCTCTCGAGTCCGTCTTCGGATACATTACTGTCCTTCCCGGTGCCCTGAGTGCGTACCGATACCACGCGCTTCAGAATGATGAGACTGGTCACGGTCCTCTCAGCCAGTACTTCAAGGGTGAGACATTGCATGGTCAACACGCTGATGTCTTCACTGCCAACATGTACCTTGCTGAAGATCGTATCCTTTGCTGGGAGTTGGTCGCGAAACGTGGTGAGAGATGGGTTCTCAAGTACGTTAAGGGATGTACCGGTGAAACCGATGTGCCTG ATACTGTTCCTGAATTCATCTCACAACGTCGTCGATGGCTCAATGGTGCCTTCTTTGCCGCTGTTTACTCCCTTGTCCACTTCAAGCAGATTTGGTTTACCGACCACACCCTTGCTCGTAAAATCCTTCTGCACATGGAGTTCTTGTATCAGTTCATTCAGCTCATgttcaccttcttctccctggCCAACTTCTATCTCACCTTCTACTTCGTTGCAGGCGGTTTGACAGACCCCAAAGTCGACCCGTTCGGACACAACATCGCTACCGTCATCTTCCACATTCTGCGGTATGCCTGCGTGCTTCTCATATCAACACAATTTATCCTTTCTCTCGGTAATCGACCTCAAGGCTCCAAGAAGCTATACCTGATCAGCATGATTATTtacagcatcatcatggtTTACACGACATTTGCTACATTTTACATCATTATTCACCAACTCACGTCCAAAGACGATAAGATCGAGATGGGTGACAACGTCTTTACGAATATGATTGTGTCTATCCTGTCTACGATCGGCATGTACTTCATCATGTCTATTTTGTATCTCGATCCATGGCACATGATCACATCTTCGGCCCAGTACTTTATCCTTCTTCCCAGCTACATCTGCACCTTACAAGTCTACGCCTTCTGTAACACACACGATGTTACCTGGGGTACCAAGGGTGACAACGTCATGAAGACTGATCTTGGTGGTGCTGTGGGTAAGGGTGAGACTGTCGAGCTGGAAATGCCCAGTGAACAGCTCGATATTGACAGTGGATACGATGAGGCTCTTCGCAATCTCCGTGATCGTCTCGAAGTTCCCGAGTCTCCACCTAGCGAATCTCAGTTGCAAGAGGATTACTACAAAAGTGTGCGAACCTACCTCGTCCTCACATGGATGATCGGCAACGGTATCCTTGGTATGGCTGTATCGGAGATTTACAGTGCTAGAGGCATTGGCGATAACTATTACCTGCGCTTTCTCCTCTGGTCCGTCGCCGCTCTCGCCGTCTTCCGTGCCATCGGCTCCACCACGTTTGCCGTCCTCAACGTGATCAACATGATAGTGGAAGGTCGCGTGCGCTTGAGTCTCAAGG
- a CDS encoding chitin synthase 2, with amino-acid sequence MSSEREERTFRSSPVQQDDVRENISNENQEHPSPNPPSYASSMAESQTLLPKRPIIGGQTAKLQNKNRTSVHVAFADLPRDLPEIPDGISDRRRVHKEQQHLGLDTTPPVPPRPLSRLRDVNSHDKLPSIRSPRNLNYQPSVRSSRSGSIFDDAPSMAPPGGSYVSYGMHDDGSPQRPWTPSSRVSGFTRSDLSRPPPSDGMYEPSDLNGSPRPGTPSSRYGGSPRRPLPPAPLFSNSRQPVPPIADDATISIPLHDTYDDDVFAPESDLSDARPHPVDRSSYMSSESQDTLNEGDMEDYDKVEHYGPAPTGAQERRGVRAPQMSRKEVQLINGELVLECKIPTILYSFLPRRGEVEFTHMRYTAVTCDPDDFVERGYTLRQTFGKTVRETELFICVTMYNEDEIGFTRTMHAVMKNISHFCSRSRSRTWGETGWQKIVVCIVSDGREKIHPRTLDALAAMGVYQHGIAKNFVNNRAVQAHVYEYTTQVSLDSDLKFKGAEKGIVPCQMIFCLKEKNQRKLNSHRWFFNAFGKALNPNVCILLDVGTRPSGTSLYHLWKAFDTDSNVAGACGEIKAMKGRLGANLLNPLVASQNFEYKMSNILDKPLESVFGYITVLPGALSAYRYHALQNDETGHGPLSQYFKGETLHGQHADVFTANMYLAEDRILCWELVAKRGERWVLKYVKGCTGETDVPDTVPEFISQRRRWLNGAFFAAVYSLVHFKQIWFTDHTLARKILLHMEFLYQFIQLMFTFFSLANFYLTFYFVAGGLTDPKVDPFGHNIATVIFHILRYACVLLISTQFILSLGNRPQGSKKLYLISMIIYSIIMVYTTFATFYIIIHQLTSKDDKIEMGDNVFTNMIVSILSTIGMYFIMSILYLDPWHMITSSAQYFILLPSYICTLQVYAFCNTHDVTWGTKGDNVMKTDLGGAVGKGETVELEMPSEQLDIDSGYDEALRNLRDRLEVPESPPSESQLQEDYYKSVRTYLVLTWMIGNGILGMAVSEIYSARGIGDNYYLRFLLWSVAALAVFRAIGSTTFAVLNVINMIVEGRVRLSLKAPRWMGGLKERVNDKMSSVSSNLRS; translated from the exons ATGTCTTCAGAAAGGGAGGAACGGACCTTCAGGTCCAGCCCTGTCCAACAAGATGACGTCCGGGAGAATATCTCCAACGAGAATCAAGAACATCCTTCACCAAATCCCCCTTCATACGCTTCTTCAATGGCCGAATCCCAGACTTTATTGCCTAAGAGGCCAATTATCGGCGGCCAGACTGCAAAGCTGCAGAACAAGAATAGAACTAGTGTCCACGTCGCATTTGCAGATCTTCCTCGAGATCTACCAGAGATTCCCGATGGTATCAGCGACAGGCGAAGAGTTCACAAGGAACAACAGCACCTTGGATTAGACACGACACCTCCCGTACCACCGCGCCCATTGAGCCGCTTAAGGGATGTAAACTCACATGACAAACTTCCTAGTATCCGAAGTCCTCGAAACCTCAACTATCAGCCGAGTGTTCGATCATCGAGATCCGGTTCCATCTTCGACGATGCCCCATCAATGGCGCCCCCAGGGGGTTCCTACGTGTCCTATGGTATGCATGATGATGGCTCTCCCCAGCGACCCTGGACGCCCTCGTCACGGGTGTCCGGATTCACAAGATCCGACTTATCAAGACCTCCTCCTTCAGATGGCATGTATGAGCCTTCCGATCTGAATGGGAGCCCCAGACCAGGAACACCATCCTCGAGATACGGCGGCAGTCCAAGACGTCCACTCCCTCCGGCACCTCTCTTTTCAAACTCAAGGCAGCCTGTCCCGCCAATTGCAGACGATGCGACTATCTCTATTCCTTTGCATGATACTTACGACGACGATGTCTTTGCGCCTGAATCCGACCTGAGTGATGCACGACCTCATCCAGTTGACCGCAGCTCATATATGTCTTCTGAGTCGCAAGACACACTAAACGAGGGAGACATGGAAGACTACGACAAGGTTGAGCATTATGGCCCTGCCCCGACTGGTGCACAAGAGAGAAGAGGCGTTCGCGCACCTCAAATGTCAAGAAAGGAGGTCCAGCTCATCAACGGTGAGCTGGTGCTGGAGTGTAAAATCCCGACAATTCTGTACAGTTTCTTGCCTCGAAGAGGCGAGGTTGAGTTCACTCACATGCGTTACACCGCTGTTACGTGCGACCCTGATGATTTTGTCGAAAGAGGCTACACATTGCGACAAACCTTTGGCAAGACTGTTCGAGAGACGGAATTGTTCATTTGTGTCACTATGTACAACGAAGATGAAATAGGATTCACTCGAACGATGCATGCCGTCATGAAGAACATCTCGCACTTCTGCTCTCGATCGCGCTCCCGTACCTGGGGTGAGACTGGATGGCAAAAGATTGTCGTCTGCATTGTCTCTGATGGTCGAGAGAAGATCCACCCTCGCACTCTAGATGCGCTCGCTGCCATGGGTGTCTACCAGCACGGTATCGCAAAGAATTTTGTCAACAACCGCGCTGTGCAAGCACACGTCTACGAATACACAACCCAGGTCTCTCTCGATTCCGacctcaagttcaagggTGCCGAGAAGGGCATTGTTCCTTGCCAAATGATCTTCTGTCTCAAGGAAAAGAACCAGCGTAAGCTAAACTCTCACCGTTGGTTCTTCAATGCCTTTGGAAAGGCTCTCAACCCGAACGTCTGCATTTTGCTGGATGTTGGTACTCGCCCCAGTGGCACCTCACTGTACCATCTCTGGAAGGCCTTCGATACTGACTCCAACGTCGCTGGTGCTTGTGGAGAGATTAAAGCGATGAAGGGCAGACTGGGCGCTAACCTGCTCAATCCTCTCGTTGCGTCCCAGAACTTCGAGTATAAAATGTCCAACATCCTTGATAAGCCTCTCGAGTCCGTCTTCGGATACATTACTGTCCTTCCCGGTGCCCTGAGTGCGTACCGATACCACGCGCTTCAGAATGATGAGACTGGTCACGGTCCTCTCAGCCAGTACTTCAAGGGTGAGACATTGCATGGTCAACACGCTGATGTCTTCACTGCCAACATGTACCTTGCTGAAGATCGTATCCTTTGCTGGGAGTTGGTCGCGAAACGTGGTGAGAGATGGGTTCTCAAGTACGTTAAGGGATGTACCGGTGAAACCGATGTGCCTG ATACTGTTCCTGAATTCATCTCACAACGTCGTCGATGGCTCAATGGTGCCTTCTTTGCCGCTGTTTACTCCCTTGTCCACTTCAAGCAGATTTGGTTTACCGACCACACCCTTGCTCGTAAAATCCTTCTGCACATGGAGTTCTTGTATCAGTTCATTCAGCTCATgttcaccttcttctccctggCCAACTTCTATCTCACCTTCTACTTCGTTGCAGGCGGTTTGACAGACCCCAAAGTCGACCCGTTCGGACACAACATCGCTACCGTCATCTTCCACATTCTGCGGTATGCCTGCGTGCTTCTCATATCAACACAATTTATCCTTTCTCTCGGTAATCGACCTCAAGGCTCCAAGAAGCTATACCTGATCAGCATGATTATTtacagcatcatcatggtTTACACGACATTTGCTACATTTTACATCATTATTCACCAACTCACGTCCAAAGACGATAAGATCGAGATGGGTGACAACGTCTTTACGAATATGATTGTGTCTATCCTGTCTACGATCGGCATGTACTTCATCATGTCTATTTTGTATCTCGATCCATGGCACATGATCACATCTTCGGCCCAGTACTTTATCCTTCTTCCCAGCTACATCTGCACCTTACAAGTCTACGCCTTCTGTAACACACACGATGTTACCTGGGGTACCAAGGGTGACAACGTCATGAAGACTGATCTTGGTGGTGCTGTGGGTAAGGGTGAGACTGTCGAGCTGGAAATGCCCAGTGAACAGCTCGATATTGACAGTGGATACGATGAGGCTCTTCGCAATCTCCGTGATCGTCTCGAAGTTCCCGAGTCTCCACCTAGCGAATCTCAGTTGCAAGAGGATTACTACAAAAGTGTGCGAACCTACCTCGTCCTCACATGGATGATCGGCAACGGTATCCTTGGTATGGCTGTATCGGAGATTTACAGTGCTAGAGGCATTGGCGATAACTATTACCTGCGCTTTCTCCTCTGGTCCGTCGCCGCTCTCGCCGTCTTCCGTGCCATCGGCTCCACCACGTTTGCCGTCCTCAACGTGATCAACATGATAGTGGAAGGTCGCGTGCGCTTGAGTCTCAAGG